From a region of the Nisaea sediminum genome:
- a CDS encoding flavin-dependent oxidoreductase, with protein sequence MTKPPVLIAGGGIGGLCVALTLEQIGVPFIVYEAVEDLRPLGVGINLQPNAVRELYDLGIGADDLDAVGVPAREWALVGLNGNDIYSEPRGELAGYKWPQYAVHRGLFHMLLLEKLRQRAGEGAIRLGHRVTGYENNPDGTVSALIERADGTTEWATGSLLIGADGIHSAIRAQMHPDQPPINWGGAIMWRGTTRAKPIRTGSSFVGLGTHRQRMVIYPISHPDPATGLATINWIAEVTVDNSQGWQNSGWFKPVGIDAFIHHFEGWTYDWLDVPALLRGADIAYENPMIDRDPIPTWIDGNVVLMGDAAHPMYPTGSNGASQAIVDARVLGAAMIEHGVTGEALRAFDRQLCEPISQVVLRNRGAGPFGLLNMVDERCGGEFENIDDVIPAKDRAAFMAGYQSAAGFAMEKLNGAPPTIRPGAVVRNLA encoded by the coding sequence ATGACCAAACCTCCTGTACTGATCGCCGGCGGAGGCATCGGCGGACTTTGCGTGGCGCTGACCCTCGAGCAGATCGGTGTGCCCTTCATCGTATATGAAGCCGTCGAGGACCTGCGGCCGCTCGGTGTGGGGATCAATCTGCAGCCCAACGCAGTGCGTGAGCTCTACGATCTGGGGATCGGGGCTGACGATCTCGACGCGGTCGGCGTGCCTGCACGCGAATGGGCGCTCGTCGGTCTCAACGGCAACGATATCTATTCCGAGCCGCGCGGCGAGCTGGCGGGCTATAAATGGCCGCAATATGCGGTCCATCGCGGCCTGTTCCATATGCTTCTGCTGGAGAAACTCCGGCAGCGTGCGGGTGAGGGAGCGATCCGGCTCGGCCATCGCGTGACCGGCTACGAGAACAATCCGGACGGGACGGTAAGCGCGCTGATCGAACGCGCCGACGGCACGACCGAGTGGGCGACGGGATCGCTGCTGATCGGCGCCGACGGTATCCATTCTGCCATTCGGGCGCAGATGCATCCGGACCAGCCGCCGATCAATTGGGGCGGTGCCATCATGTGGCGCGGAACGACCCGCGCGAAACCGATCCGGACCGGCTCGTCCTTTGTCGGGCTCGGAACGCATCGACAGCGTATGGTGATCTATCCGATCTCCCATCCCGATCCGGCGACCGGGCTGGCGACGATCAACTGGATCGCCGAGGTCACCGTCGACAATTCCCAAGGATGGCAGAACAGCGGCTGGTTCAAGCCCGTCGGGATCGATGCCTTCATCCATCATTTCGAGGGCTGGACCTACGACTGGCTGGACGTGCCTGCGCTGCTGCGCGGCGCGGATATCGCCTATGAGAACCCGATGATCGATCGGGATCCGATCCCGACCTGGATCGACGGCAATGTGGTGCTGATGGGGGACGCGGCCCATCCGATGTACCCGACCGGATCGAACGGAGCCAGCCAGGCCATCGTGGATGCGCGCGTCCTCGGGGCGGCGATGATCGAGCATGGGGTAACCGGAGAGGCGCTGCGCGCTTTCGATCGCCAGCTTTGCGAGCCGATCTCCCAAGTCGTCCTGCGCAACCGCGGGGCAGGTCCCTTCGGTTTGCTGAATATGGTCGATGAAAGATGCGGCGGCGAATTCGAGAATATAGATGATGTGATCCCGGCGAAGGACCGGGCCGCCTTCATGGCCGGCTATCAGTCCGCCGCCGGTTTCGCCATGGAGAAGCTGAACGGTGCGCCGCCGACGATCAGGCCCGGAGCGGTAGTTCGAAATCTCGCATAA
- a CDS encoding ABC transporter substrate-binding protein: protein MTKKKETPRSTSSLLTRRTFLGAAAAVGAGSAFMGPWKHNRVFAAASDKPIKIGLTHDASGQFANSGQAEKRGTIMAIEEANEAGGVLGRKVEYVWMDTETNPQTGTRVAERMITRENAHFLVGAIQSGTANAISQVAQKYGCIYFNTNSSSPTESGKNCHRVKFVWDGNGENFSRAAANNAIKAFGKKWLLVYNDYVWGQNTNEATKKVATGYGAEILDEIAVPVGTRDWSSILLKIQQAKPDVVAAAVGGDDFKVMRQQVRDMGLDGKPAWINNQQDWPDIYGLGADAAFGVFGTTWYHYLDLPGVSDFVKRYQARYETTRINVPGNVTYNGYIAMRELLRVVAEVGSTDNIKIIKALEGRTMSAADRMQHHDAVIDPTSHQVQQTIYLAEGNKNPRDDTDYFKILSNSDPESIRADANATCGLESYADTPNYDQG, encoded by the coding sequence ATGACCAAGAAGAAAGAGACACCACGAAGCACCTCAAGCCTTCTCACACGCCGGACATTCCTCGGTGCGGCTGCCGCTGTCGGAGCCGGCTCGGCCTTCATGGGGCCGTGGAAACACAATCGTGTCTTCGCCGCGGCGTCCGACAAGCCGATTAAAATCGGTCTGACCCACGATGCCAGCGGACAGTTCGCCAATTCCGGACAGGCCGAGAAGCGCGGCACGATCATGGCGATCGAGGAGGCCAACGAGGCGGGCGGCGTGCTCGGCCGCAAGGTCGAATATGTCTGGATGGATACCGAGACCAACCCGCAGACCGGCACACGCGTTGCTGAACGCATGATCACCCGCGAGAACGCGCATTTCCTCGTCGGCGCGATCCAGTCCGGCACCGCGAACGCGATCAGTCAGGTGGCGCAGAAGTACGGCTGCATCTACTTCAACACCAATTCGAGCTCGCCGACCGAGTCCGGCAAGAACTGCCACCGGGTGAAATTCGTCTGGGACGGCAACGGCGAGAATTTCAGCCGCGCCGCCGCGAACAACGCGATCAAGGCTTTCGGCAAGAAATGGCTGCTGGTCTACAACGACTATGTCTGGGGCCAGAACACCAACGAGGCGACCAAGAAGGTCGCAACCGGCTACGGTGCGGAAATCCTCGACGAGATCGCGGTTCCGGTCGGAACCCGGGACTGGTCGAGCATCCTGCTGAAGATCCAGCAGGCGAAGCCAGACGTTGTCGCCGCCGCTGTCGGCGGAGACGATTTCAAGGTGATGCGCCAGCAGGTCCGGGACATGGGCCTCGACGGCAAGCCGGCCTGGATCAACAACCAGCAGGACTGGCCGGATATTTACGGTCTCGGCGCGGATGCCGCGTTCGGCGTCTTCGGGACCACCTGGTATCACTATCTCGACCTGCCCGGCGTCTCCGATTTCGTGAAGCGCTATCAGGCGCGTTACGAGACGACGCGGATCAACGTTCCGGGCAACGTCACCTACAACGGCTATATCGCGATGCGCGAGCTGCTCCGGGTGGTCGCGGAAGTCGGTTCGACCGACAACATCAAGATCATCAAGGCGCTCGAAGGCCGCACCATGAGCGCGGCCGACCGGATGCAGCACCATGATGCGGTGATTGATCCGACCTCGCACCAGGTGCAGCAGACGATCTATCTCGCGGAGGGTAACAAGAATCCGCGGGACGACACGGACTACTTCAAGATCCTGAGCAATTCGGATCCGGAGTCCATCCGTGCCGACGCCAACGCGACCTGCGGGCTCGAATCCTACGCGGATACACCGAACTACGATCAGGGCTGA
- a CDS encoding MurR/RpiR family transcriptional regulator — protein sequence MAETDAAPESFDRLRHSIQSHYDDLSPHLQKIAGRALEDPNGFALETIAVLSERIGVQPSTLVRFAKEFGYSGFSNMQKVFKLRLIEGAPVSREQIYEHREKLETLAGDDPKAILDAFTEASELCLDRLRDSVPAETLRKAIEMLHGADSIYVIGQRRAFPIAAYIAYGLTRLEYRCNLLDSVGGMVPQQVATLRPTDLLVAISFAEYAPAVVEVVRDAHIRGVPTLTITDTDTSPLARHGSVYFTVDDAEIHRFRPIAGAITLVQSLIVALGYYRDNLK from the coding sequence TTGGCAGAGACAGACGCCGCTCCGGAATCGTTCGACCGGCTGAGACACTCGATCCAGTCGCACTACGACGACCTGAGTCCGCATTTGCAGAAGATCGCCGGTCGCGCGCTCGAGGATCCGAACGGTTTTGCCCTGGAGACCATCGCGGTGCTGTCGGAACGGATCGGCGTGCAACCGTCCACCCTGGTGCGCTTCGCCAAGGAGTTCGGCTATTCAGGCTTCTCGAACATGCAGAAGGTCTTCAAGCTGCGGCTGATCGAGGGCGCGCCCGTCTCACGGGAACAGATCTACGAACACCGGGAAAAACTGGAGACCCTCGCGGGCGACGACCCTAAGGCGATTCTGGACGCCTTCACCGAAGCGTCGGAGCTCTGTCTCGACCGGCTGCGGGACTCCGTGCCCGCGGAGACTCTCCGCAAGGCGATCGAAATGCTGCACGGCGCCGACTCGATCTACGTCATCGGCCAGCGCCGCGCCTTCCCGATCGCAGCCTATATCGCCTATGGCCTGACCCGGCTCGAATATCGCTGCAATCTTCTCGACTCCGTCGGTGGCATGGTCCCGCAGCAGGTCGCGACGCTCCGGCCGACCGACCTTCTGGTCGCCATCTCCTTCGCCGAATATGCGCCCGCCGTGGTCGAGGTCGTCCGCGATGCCCATATCCGCGGCGTGCCGACCCTCACCATCACCGATACGGATACGAGCCCGCTTGCCCGACACGGCTCGGTCTATTTCACGGTGGACGACGCGGAGATTCACCGTTTCCGGCCGATCGCAGGCGCAATCACGCTGGTTCAGAGCCTGATCGTCGCGCTCGGGTACTACCGGGACAATCTGAAGTAA
- a CDS encoding GSU2403 family nucleotidyltransferase fold protein, with the protein MRRDLVRSLRGARLSAPDRLTGTVLVAFSDAGVFRMRAVVVGSVAFQTYPALLGVGIPANLARTADLDIAQAHLIAVMVEDEITRTPKDLLKKVDSNIVGIPTPRWKACVSSATHSDPEPRSV; encoded by the coding sequence TTGCGCCGTGATCTCGTTCGATCCCTTCGCGGCGCACGCCTTTCGGCTCCCGACCGACTGACAGGAACTGTCCTGGTCGCGTTCTCGGATGCCGGTGTGTTTCGCATGCGGGCCGTCGTTGTTGGAAGCGTAGCGTTTCAGACATATCCCGCACTGCTCGGCGTCGGCATTCCGGCGAACCTCGCTCGTACGGCTGATCTCGACATCGCCCAGGCTCATTTGATCGCGGTCATGGTCGAGGACGAGATAACGCGAACCCCTAAGGACCTCCTGAAGAAGGTTGACTCGAACATCGTCGGCATTCCGACCCCCCGATGGAAAGCCTGCGTAAGCTCCGCTACGCACTCCGATCCGGAACCGAGGTCGGTGTGA
- a CDS encoding ROK family protein has translation MERDNNRTRVLRLLRRHGAMPRVELGRRTGLSPGAISTITSDLISDGILREAAEETAMASARGRPPVNLVFNPDYACVAAASMRMGVIDAVIADFQGNILAREMVPCTTRDLRGEDIAGVCAAAIETVAARVPGARPATLGMAVQGIVDPVAGRQLWSPILNIRDIDVVTPLVKRLQIPVVIENDSAATALAVAGSDGRLQEGLAAVLMIGHGVGMGLLQDGGPFPGTHGFSSEIGHVRRQPAGAQCRCGQRGCIEAYLADYALYRDARSLTNLPITSNQQPSEEQMESLVRRAEDGDAMLQRLFDEAGTSLADAVRVVASVLAPHRIAIAGSGMRGFHLMKKAFEAGLSDSFDPSYDPLSRIVIADGGAQRIVEGMVQLALQRLDTELANAGTTQSSLQAV, from the coding sequence GTGGAGAGAGACAACAACAGGACGCGCGTGCTGAGGCTCCTGCGCCGGCATGGCGCAATGCCGCGGGTCGAGCTCGGACGCCGCACCGGCCTCAGCCCCGGCGCCATATCCACCATCACTTCGGATCTGATCTCCGACGGCATTCTGAGGGAAGCGGCGGAAGAGACCGCAATGGCCAGCGCCCGAGGGCGGCCGCCCGTCAATCTCGTCTTCAATCCGGATTACGCCTGCGTTGCCGCCGCCTCCATGCGCATGGGCGTGATCGACGCCGTCATCGCCGACTTCCAGGGCAACATCCTGGCGCGCGAGATGGTCCCCTGCACCACCCGGGATCTCAGGGGCGAAGACATCGCCGGTGTTTGCGCGGCGGCGATCGAAACCGTCGCCGCCCGCGTTCCCGGCGCCCGCCCGGCCACTCTGGGCATGGCGGTCCAGGGCATCGTCGATCCCGTCGCGGGCCGGCAGCTCTGGAGCCCGATCCTGAACATCCGCGACATCGATGTCGTGACACCGCTGGTCAAACGCCTGCAGATTCCGGTGGTGATCGAGAATGACAGCGCCGCCACCGCGCTCGCCGTCGCCGGCAGCGACGGCCGCCTGCAAGAAGGTCTCGCCGCCGTGCTCATGATCGGACACGGCGTCGGCATGGGCCTGCTGCAGGACGGCGGCCCGTTCCCGGGCACGCATGGCTTTTCCTCCGAGATCGGCCATGTCAGACGACAGCCCGCGGGAGCCCAGTGCCGCTGCGGCCAGCGAGGCTGCATCGAGGCCTATCTCGCCGATTATGCGCTCTACCGGGATGCGCGATCGCTTACGAACCTGCCCATCACCAGCAACCAGCAGCCGAGCGAGGAACAGATGGAATCCCTCGTCCGCCGGGCCGAGGACGGCGACGCCATGCTGCAGCGCCTGTTCGACGAGGCCGGAACCAGCCTGGCCGACGCGGTTCGCGTCGTCGCCTCGGTTCTGGCGCCGCACCGGATCGCGATCGCCGGCTCAGGCATGCGGGGCTTCCACTTGATGAAGAAAGCCTTCGAGGCGGGACTCTCGGACTCCTTCGATCCGTCCTACGACCCGCTTTCCAGGATCGTGATCGCGGACGGCGGCGCCCAGCGGATCGTCGAGGGCATGGTCCAGCTTGCCTTGCAGCGTCTCGACACGGAGCTCGCAAATGCCGGAACCACGCAATCCTCCCTCCAGGCCGTTTGA
- a CDS encoding ATP-binding cassette domain-containing protein: MPVLELRGVSKRFGAIQALVDISLSVEPGEILGLMGDNGAGKSTLVRTIAGNFRPSTGEMLVGGIAADFQDPRAARDAGVEVVYQDLALCDNLTAAANVFLGRELMRRVGPFRVLDYRTMYARAAVLFEELKSETRPYDLVRRMSGGQRQAVAIARTRLSDPKIVLMDEPTAAISVRQVAEVLELIRRLRDQGIAVILISHRMPDVFAVADRVVVLRRGHLVADKRASDSSPEEVTGLITGAIEHAA; the protein is encoded by the coding sequence ATGCCTGTGCTGGAATTGCGGGGCGTGTCGAAGCGTTTCGGCGCGATCCAGGCGCTGGTCGACATCTCGCTTTCCGTCGAACCCGGGGAAATCCTGGGGCTGATGGGGGATAACGGGGCCGGCAAGTCGACGCTCGTCCGGACCATCGCCGGCAATTTCAGGCCAAGCACGGGCGAAATGCTGGTGGGCGGTATCGCCGCGGATTTTCAGGATCCGCGCGCGGCGCGCGATGCGGGCGTCGAGGTGGTCTACCAGGACCTCGCGCTTTGCGACAATCTCACCGCCGCGGCCAACGTCTTCCTTGGGCGGGAGCTGATGCGGCGCGTTGGACCGTTCCGGGTGCTGGACTACCGCACCATGTATGCCCGCGCGGCGGTTCTGTTCGAAGAGCTGAAATCGGAGACCCGCCCCTACGATCTCGTCAGGCGCATGTCCGGCGGCCAGCGCCAGGCGGTCGCCATCGCGCGGACCCGGCTCTCCGATCCGAAAATCGTTCTGATGGACGAACCCACGGCGGCGATCAGCGTGCGGCAGGTGGCCGAGGTTCTGGAGCTCATCCGGCGGCTGCGCGACCAGGGGATTGCCGTCATTCTCATCAGCCATCGCATGCCGGACGTCTTCGCGGTCGCGGACCGCGTGGTGGTTCTGCGGCGCGGACATCTGGTGGCGGACAAGCGGGCCTCTGATTCCTCGCCGGAGGAGGTCACGGGACTGATCACCGGGGCGATCGAACATGCCGCGTGA
- a CDS encoding ABC transporter permease has protein sequence MSDELKAAIGHRQHAGLLSWLSGHQTFWISVAAVLACLILTLSTDTFATERNLFNVTRNFAFVGIVALGMTTVIASGGIDLSVGSTLVLAGIVVGGLMEAGHPLVIAFPVALAAAASIGIVNGLLIAYVGMPPFVVTLGTLAVARSLAMVLSNNKMIYQFGPDQDVLLELGGGSLFGIANPVIVLLILALVLGFVFHWTRWGRHVFAIGGNEEAATMTGVPVRRVKLSVYVVSALAAGLTGVLEVGWLGGVTTNLGQGMELTVIAAAVIGGANLAGGSGTAFGAVIGAALIEVIRNSLILLGISTFWQGSFVGAFIIIAVAIDRLRSVRKSS, from the coding sequence ATGAGCGACGAGCTTAAGGCGGCGATCGGGCACCGCCAGCATGCCGGTCTGTTGAGCTGGCTTTCGGGCCATCAAACCTTCTGGATCTCGGTCGCGGCCGTGCTTGCGTGCCTGATCCTGACACTCAGCACGGACACGTTCGCGACGGAACGCAATCTCTTCAACGTCACGCGCAATTTCGCTTTTGTGGGGATTGTCGCGCTCGGCATGACGACGGTGATCGCCTCCGGAGGGATCGATCTCTCGGTCGGCTCGACCCTGGTGCTGGCGGGGATCGTCGTCGGCGGTCTGATGGAGGCCGGTCATCCCCTCGTCATTGCATTTCCGGTCGCGCTGGCCGCCGCGGCGAGCATAGGCATCGTCAACGGTCTGCTCATCGCCTATGTCGGCATGCCGCCTTTCGTGGTCACGCTGGGGACGCTGGCGGTCGCGCGCAGCCTGGCGATGGTGCTCTCGAACAACAAGATGATCTATCAGTTCGGCCCGGATCAGGACGTGTTGCTGGAGCTGGGTGGAGGGTCCCTGTTCGGTATTGCCAATCCGGTCATCGTCCTGCTGATTCTCGCTCTGGTGCTTGGCTTCGTGTTCCACTGGACGCGCTGGGGACGTCACGTCTTCGCCATCGGGGGCAACGAGGAAGCCGCCACCATGACCGGCGTTCCGGTCCGCCGGGTGAAACTCTCCGTCTATGTCGTGTCCGCGCTGGCGGCGGGACTGACCGGGGTGCTGGAGGTCGGATGGCTCGGGGGCGTCACGACCAATCTCGGACAGGGTATGGAACTGACGGTCATCGCGGCCGCTGTGATCGGCGGTGCCAATCTGGCCGGCGGCAGCGGGACGGCTTTCGGGGCGGTGATCGGCGCTGCGCTCATCGAAGTGATCCGGAACAGCCTGATCCTGCTCGGCATCAGCACGTTCTGGCAGGGCAGCTTCGTCGGCGCTTTCATCATCATCGCGGTCGCCATCGACCGCCTGCGCAGTGTCCGAAAATCGAGCTGA
- a CDS encoding sugar-binding protein: MKHIARLGAFAAVLAMVSAPAGAQDKKVLAIVVKGLDNPFFEQINLGCQKWQKENPSSEYTCLYTGPASSADEAGEVQIVDDLLTKGVAAIAISPSNAPAMGNLIKRRAPDIPVMTIDADFIDADRGLRKTYLGTDNYLMGVKMAEHAAKLKPSGGTVCLQLGNVAADNINARAAGFRDTIAGSKGTDRLTGQGGWTEIDGCPVFTNDQVDLANQQMADTFTAHPDLDAFILIGGWAQFAPQAYAQVTDQVMDKLKSKEMIIVAGDTLPPQMEALKQGRSHVQVGQRPFEMGYRAPTVMIELIEGKQVADPLYTGLDECTLVTAGTCLAQ; this comes from the coding sequence ATGAAACACATTGCAAGACTGGGCGCGTTCGCCGCCGTGCTTGCCATGGTCTCGGCTCCGGCCGGCGCCCAGGACAAGAAGGTGCTCGCGATCGTCGTCAAGGGACTCGACAATCCGTTCTTCGAGCAGATCAATCTCGGCTGCCAGAAATGGCAGAAGGAGAACCCCTCGTCCGAATATACTTGTCTCTATACTGGCCCGGCCTCCAGCGCGGACGAGGCCGGCGAGGTCCAGATCGTCGACGACCTGCTGACCAAGGGCGTCGCCGCGATCGCGATCTCGCCCTCCAACGCACCGGCCATGGGCAACCTGATCAAGCGGCGCGCGCCGGACATTCCGGTGATGACGATCGACGCCGATTTCATCGATGCGGATCGGGGGCTCCGGAAAACCTATCTCGGAACCGATAACTACCTGATGGGCGTGAAGATGGCCGAACATGCGGCCAAGCTGAAACCTTCGGGTGGCACGGTCTGCCTGCAGCTCGGCAACGTCGCCGCGGACAACATCAATGCCCGTGCCGCCGGCTTCAGGGACACCATCGCCGGATCGAAAGGCACCGACCGGCTGACCGGCCAGGGCGGATGGACGGAGATCGACGGCTGTCCGGTCTTCACCAACGACCAGGTGGATCTCGCGAACCAGCAGATGGCCGACACCTTCACCGCGCATCCGGATCTCGACGCCTTCATTCTGATCGGCGGCTGGGCGCAGTTCGCGCCCCAGGCCTATGCCCAGGTGACGGACCAGGTGATGGACAAGCTGAAGAGCAAGGAAATGATCATCGTCGCCGGCGATACGCTTCCGCCCCAGATGGAGGCGCTCAAGCAGGGGCGCAGCCATGTGCAGGTCGGCCAACGTCCCTTTGAAATGGGCTACCGCGCACCGACGGTCATGATCGAACTGATCGAGGGCAAGCAGGTGGCGGATCCGCTCTATACGGGCCTCGACGAATGCACCCTGGTGACCGCCGGCACCTGCCTCGCGCAGTAA
- a CDS encoding SDR family NAD(P)-dependent oxidoreductase: protein MQDEIATYPSLAGRSVLVTGGGSGIGAEIVRQFARQGSKVAFIDIDRDASTALVDEITAAGRLAAFHECDLKDIGALRRTVAGIEQEQGAVTILINNAANDERHDMFEVTPEYWDERYAVNLRHQFFAAQAVAPGMKAAGGGAIVNMGSISWMVGQGGMPAYTSAKAAILGLTRSLARDLGPDNIRSVCVVPGWIMTQRQIDKWLTPEAEADLMKSQCLKRKLTPLDVARTVLFYASEEARGCTGQAYIVDAGWR from the coding sequence ATGCAAGACGAGATCGCTACCTATCCAAGCCTCGCCGGACGCAGCGTGCTGGTCACCGGAGGCGGATCCGGGATCGGCGCCGAAATCGTGCGCCAGTTCGCCCGGCAGGGATCGAAGGTCGCCTTCATCGACATCGACCGCGATGCCTCGACCGCCCTCGTCGACGAGATTACCGCGGCGGGCCGGTTGGCGGCCTTCCATGAATGTGACCTGAAGGATATCGGCGCGCTCCGCCGGACCGTCGCCGGGATCGAGCAGGAACAGGGCGCGGTCACCATCCTGATCAACAATGCCGCGAACGATGAGCGCCATGACATGTTCGAGGTGACCCCCGAATATTGGGACGAGCGCTATGCCGTGAACCTGCGCCACCAGTTTTTCGCCGCACAGGCCGTCGCGCCGGGCATGAAGGCGGCGGGCGGCGGCGCGATCGTCAATATGGGCTCGATCTCCTGGATGGTCGGCCAGGGCGGCATGCCGGCTTACACATCCGCAAAGGCCGCGATCCTCGGCCTCACGCGCTCCCTCGCCCGTGATCTCGGCCCAGACAATATCCGCTCGGTCTGCGTCGTCCCCGGCTGGATCATGACCCAGCGCCAGATCGACAAGTGGCTGACCCCGGAAGCCGAGGCCGACCTGATGAAATCGCAATGCCTGAAACGCAAACTGACGCCGCTCGACGTCGCGCGCACGGTCCTGTTCTACGCCTCTGAGGAAGCCCGCGGCTGCACGGGCCAGGCCTATATCGTGGATGCCGGCTGGCGCTAG
- a CDS encoding NAD(P)-dependent oxidoreductase has protein sequence MENLDNRIGFVGLGLMGRGMSENLLRKGYPLSVLGHLKRENVEALAALGAREMDSPKALAMNSDIVILCVTGTPQVEEVVLGADGVLAGARPGLMVIDCSTSEPASTLKIAARLAEKGAVLVDAPLARTPKEAAEGRLNTMVGASEEDFARARPVLAAFCENIFHMGPVGAGHKAKLLNNYITMGQAAMIAEAMHGCRTLDVPMDRFFELVSAGGGNSGIFQMVAGSILSGDMDGLNFAIRNAAKDLTYHNRMREDAGLDAGIGGSISARFVEALDHGLGDRTVGHLFAFENARPSAGRKETGTH, from the coding sequence ATGGAAAATCTCGACAACAGGATCGGTTTCGTCGGTCTCGGCCTGATGGGCCGGGGGATGTCCGAAAACCTGCTCCGGAAGGGTTACCCCCTTTCGGTGCTGGGACATCTCAAGCGGGAGAACGTTGAGGCGCTTGCGGCGCTCGGGGCCCGGGAAATGGATAGCCCGAAAGCGCTCGCGATGAACTCGGACATTGTCATCCTATGCGTGACCGGAACACCGCAGGTGGAAGAGGTCGTGTTGGGGGCGGACGGAGTTCTCGCGGGCGCCCGGCCCGGTCTGATGGTGATCGACTGTTCGACGAGCGAGCCGGCTTCCACCCTCAAGATTGCAGCCCGTCTGGCAGAGAAGGGCGCGGTTCTGGTCGATGCGCCCCTGGCCCGGACGCCCAAGGAAGCCGCCGAAGGCAGGCTGAACACGATGGTCGGCGCGTCGGAAGAGGACTTCGCCCGGGCCCGGCCGGTTCTCGCCGCCTTTTGCGAGAACATCTTCCACATGGGCCCGGTCGGGGCGGGTCACAAAGCCAAGCTGCTGAACAATTACATCACCATGGGGCAGGCCGCGATGATCGCCGAGGCGATGCACGGCTGCCGGACTCTCGACGTGCCGATGGATCGTTTCTTCGAACTGGTCTCGGCGGGCGGCGGAAACAGCGGCATTTTTCAGATGGTCGCGGGCTCCATTCTCTCGGGGGACATGGACGGACTGAATTTCGCCATTCGGAACGCCGCCAAGGATCTCACCTATCACAACCGGATGCGGGAAGACGCAGGGCTCGATGCCGGGATCGGGGGGTCGATTTCGGCGCGCTTCGTCGAGGCGCTCGATCACGGTCTCGGCGACCGGACGGTCGGCCATCTCTTCGCGTTCGAGAATGCCCGGCCATCGGCAGGCCGGAAGGAAACGGGCACGCATTAG